CTTTATATTAACCTGAAagactaattaaaataaaaagaagtcagAGTAGCAGTGCACCCCTTCAGTCCTAGCattcagaggcaaaggcaggcacatctctgtgaatttgaggctgccctggtctacatagtgagttacaaggccagccagggctacatagtgagaatgtGCCTCAAAAcagtaataacaacaataaaaaatataaatattgcatAGCTAAATtgttgggggatgtctttctgtatgctgtgaatatatgttgttcccactggttaataaataagctgctttggcctatggcaaggcaacttagaggcaggaaggaaatccaaggagagaaacaggaaagagaaaggtagagTCTGGAGAGATACCCGtctgctgcccaagaagcaacatgccagcagacctgtaaagccatggaacacgtggcaaaacataggttaatagaaatgaaactaaatgataataaattagtttaagatataagagctagctagcaagagacctgccataggccatacagtttgtaaatagtagtaagcctctgagtgattattttgaaGGCGGCTGAGGGACCACTACCCCCTCCCACAGGTGTTCAGAAAATGATAGCAAACCTTACCTGTCACAGAGACCTCCAGGGGATTGCTGGGGATTGAGGCCCGATAGGGAGCCTTTGCCTGGTAGTACACACAGCTGTATCTCCCCGAGTCTCTGGCTGTCACATTCAGAAGGGAGAAGTCAAGCACCCTTCCTGTGGCGCTCCTTATCTGCACAGGAGCTGAGCTTCCCTCCTTCAGCAATGCAAACCTCACGGGTCCGAGCACACTGCCCACTTTCTGGCACTGCAGTATCACCTGGCTCCCTGCAGGCACTGTGCCCCTGTGGTAGGCTTGGAGGGAAGGTTTAGACAAGTACCCTGGAGAAGAAAGAGGCTCTGAGCTCAAGGGGAGACGCTGTAGGCCTTGTGCACATTCCTGTTCTTTGTTGTTGcttgtgttctttctttgtttttcaagacagggtttctctgggtagcccttgTCCTGGAAcatactctatagaccaggatggccttgaactcagagagatccacctgcatctgcctccccagtgctgaagttaaaggtgtgtgccaccactgccgggtaatgttttttttttttttttttttttttttccattctttttcttgtGGGAGCAATCTACTGAGCCTCATCCCTCTCATTATCTACCGTGACTCTagaacagagatttttttttcattcccacAAACCCTGGGTGGAAGCACATTCCCACTCCTCTATCCTTTGCTCTGGAGATCCTACCCTTCTTCATTCCTTCTCCCGGTCcctcccttacccccagcctgaAGATGCCATATGTCTTCCCGAGATAGACCGTCCTTACCCGTGACCAATAGGAGAAGGGCATCACTGGGCTGGGTCCCGGTGCCATTGGGCCATTTGCTGAAGGATTCACAGGTGTAATGCCCTCCATGATTCTGCTGTAACTCAGCGATATGAAACTCAGCCATCTTCTCTGTCAAATCATGTGGCTTCCCAGAATCCAAAACGAAGCCTTCCTTTTTGAAGATGAAGTATTCACTTGGAGCAGGGCTCCTGCATCGCATTGTTACACTGCTTTTGGTGGGAAGCACTGAGCTGGGCCAGGCGCTGAGGCTGGGCTTGGGGGGTGGCCCTGGAAGCAAACAGAGCTCAGAGCTGTATCTGATGTGCTTACCTTCTCCCAGAGcctctgctgctttttttttttttttatttagagaagGAGACTGCACTGTGGAGGTAGCTCAATTAGTGAAATGCTTGTTATGCAAGCATGAGTACTTGAGTCGGACTCCTGGAGTGAGCATAGAAATCAGGATGTGGTATGTATTCTTGAAATCTCATTGCTGGGCAAGTAGAGATTGATGCACCACTTCGGCTTTCTGGTCAGCCATTCTACCCTAATTGGCATGCCTCAGGTCCATTGGGAAAAAAttgccttaaaaaagaaataaagaaagaaaaaaaatatttacagtaacgcccccccccccccaacacacacataagaaaatgaactaaaataaaaagcatggaaAACTCCTGGGAAGTAACACCTGCCGCGGAGTCTGTGTCAGAGGAGCAGGCGATGGCAATTGAAGTTTGGGGTGATAGGCAAGGCCTCtagaccacagatgccagaatgtcttttgcttctgctgtgccttcacatgtttgctgctgagatctttctctggtatctgcatggtgtgaatgggtgtggggagatccccactgcctgtaatgaagtgtgtttatctcacggaaacatcctgttctactAGGTACTTTTACTTGtgaattattatgaagatgattccttcctaagctgtactgtctattTGAACATGATAATATTGGTTTAaacagagttttgatgattacAAATAAATACAGGAAAGTGTTACACAAGCTAGGGCCTATGAGTTTCACCTAAGGAGCCGCAGAGACTGCAgttcaggttaatgattaaggaaaggGATTGAGTTCCAAGAGCCAGACTGGCTcacattcttttaatcttaattctTGTTGAAAGGTGCATTCACAGGTTTTggtgtgcatcatagctgaagcaaagccttaaaataacttcaggttagGTCAGATGCtttgataatagctttgagaTGAAAAAGCCTAGAAAGCAATATAAAGTTCACAAAGACACATTGGGTTAGGGTCAGAAATACAAAGCAGTCCAGTTGTTACAGCTAATGTACTTTCCTTGCTAGGACtggttgatgatcaaaggtgatgattaattccttgtgtcCATTTTTGCCCTCAAACTCTGGATATAAGAAACtactgatgagtgggtatgcaccctaaagatttaaagtagagctgaatGATTGTTTTACATGTAAAATTTTAGGATTGCGATTCCATTaaaattccttataagattacctttcaagataactAATAAAGTGACTGAATCCTTTTTTGTAACTGTAAatacagcctgccagtaaaagatgGCTGAGAAAGATACCCACTGCATGATCACACTGTGAAAATCTGTAACAAGTTTCTTAGATGTAAATGTACATGGCGTCTTGGGATGGCTTCTTTTTAATCATGTGAGAGACAAAAAAACATATTCATTATAAGTATTCACTGgtaaaatagaatgtaaccacctTGCAATTCCTACATTGCCTGAGAGACTTTGTTGAGGTATATAAGCAGTAGAGAAGAGAATGCAGTgataaaacaaagaaggaaagcatcaagagagtatgtgagtgtttttttttcccctatccCTCAGATAAAAAGTCACAGTATGCCGACTCCATGGAATTCCCTTTGAGCACTGCACTGCTGGAGGCAGGTCCCCCAGCATTGGAAAATAGCACAGttgttgacctctggcttgtACATgaatgcacactcacatgtgtactcacatatgcacatggacacacatacagaagATATAAAAAGGGGAGGAAAAAATTTGAAGTGAAAGATCAAGGAGAGTTTGCCTGAAGACCCACTTACCATTGACCGGAATGTCTGATTGCCCAACACACAGCcctggaaaaaaaatcccacatgaGTCACAAGTTCCTAGTCCCCCTCCCTGGTCCAGAGGGGTACTCAGGGAGCACTGTCATCTTATCACTTGGAGTCTCCCTCTCAGGAGCTGCATGGTCCCTCATCTGGGCTGTGACTTCAGCTTGTATCTGAGGTTGGCTATTATCATCTTGTTGATCTCACTCCAAGGGTCCCTTCTTACTTCTCCAAACTCTCAAAAACTTCCAATTCTCATTCCCACCCCCAAGCTTCACACAATCACCATCTCTGTTGGAGGAGCAGGGATCACATTGCCTGGGTCATCACCTCTCCTCCAGGGAAGGGACACCAGCCTTGTAGGACACTGGGGAGGACAAGAAGTTAGCCTACTCCTAATGATGTCAAGAACCTCAGGAGGAAgctggtgcacccctttaattacagcactcaggagtcagaggcaggaggacctcag
The nucleotide sequence above comes from Peromyscus maniculatus bairdii isolate BWxNUB_F1_BW_parent chromosome 1, HU_Pman_BW_mat_3.1, whole genome shotgun sequence. Encoded proteins:
- the LOC102915294 gene encoding T-cell-interacting, activating receptor on myeloid cells protein 1, coding for MIPRLLSLLCLRLCVGQSDIPVNGPPPKPSLSAWPSSVLPTKSSVTMRCRSPAPSEYFIFKKEGFVLDSGKPHDLTEKMAEFHIAELQQNHGGHYTCESFSKWPNGTGTQPSDALLLLVTGYLSKPSLQAYHRGTVPAGSQVILQCQKVGSVLGPVRFALLKEGSSAPVQIRSATGRVLDFSLLNVTARDSGRYSCVYYQAKAPYRASIPSNPLEVSVTEPPDTMREGYTVGNLIRFGVAAVTVLILGGFLLEAWHSQRLSPNRPWPHNALGE